The Arabidopsis thaliana chromosome 5, partial sequence genomic interval aatggattgagaaatctctgcaatgcatccaggaatatccatcacggatgagaaacattttgttatatcaggtAATCCAGGAATCAGTTGGAAcggaaacagaaaaggaagcTGAGCCGGAAACTGAGGCAATTGAgcatttacagaaactatgatacatagaaccgctagaagtgaaaacacatttttgatagacataatgagaaattgagtaaaaagtcTTAGTATAGCAACAATATGCttaatgctttgtttgtttttgattgatgaataacaataaaatccttgcttatttatatggattgaaatgtgaaactgtcatattaattttttttaagttaacatctttgaatacgttaattaggtatttgattagccgttttagaaatttaatatagttGAAACTCCATGTGTGAAACACGTaacattaactaagaaatattgactacaaagagaaaataaaagtaaaatggcttcacataattaatcaatcatcggtttatatctccaaatttaaacaaataaatcgatttataatattttcttcgtgaaattatttgaatcaatctaaaggtttggtttgtaaaacttctatacaatgaggttctccatgacttgttaacactaaacttagaggagaagagtttCTGGATAGCGGGTTAAACGGTTGGGAAGAGCAGTTCGGATCTggcatgaaaacaatgaacataatccaatatatgtgccaaatatctacataaagttgggctttcaaaattgttaactcacGTGATCATGACACatgtcaaatttattagtgaaatatctacccttatcaaatcaaattttgttatttttagggttttgtgcaaaataaaaccctctaactcatctatttttgcatctttattctccacctccaaaaaatgcataattatccgatgaagtctaaaataatacgcaatgtAACCCCTTTTCGTCATTTTTCTACgacaatattttgtaagatattgatatttaatatgtttaatcgAAGCCTTCTCGACGAAAAGTTCAAATCGACCttcgaaatattaaaaatctaatctatgggagtgtaaaaaagtttacaatatacgtataagggtcatattgcgtattattttagacttcataagattaatatgtgtttgttagagatatagggtaaaattgcaaaactagatgagttagatgggtgttttgcacaaaaccctatattttttaaaaacaaaatatagaaaaatttcataaccccatcggatatatacacaagtaaaaaaaatagttcatatatacaaattttttatttactatattaaaatattgaacaaattctattaaaaatcgtttatatattcaaaacagaagtaaaagttccctattttgttttagaaaaatattaatacgtgatttaatattttctaattttgtaacttaaatatgtctctctttttatttcttaatattatttcatttcatttttttctcaattacagAGTTCTATTCATTTACCACAAAATTCAGTGAGAGGCTCTGTCTGGTGCGTCTTTTATAgatgttgtatgttttccttgtcttatctttcttttatactttgagaaatcccgtattatatataactagTAAAGGCATGGTACATagaatgtatataattgaaatattcttttgaaaaatactgattactatttagaatttttatatcatcacaacATTTCTCACACCAGCATATTTAGACGagtcttatctaataaaattataaaccactctcagattttgtgttacgacatattttaaagatttattgAAACAATTTAAAGTTCCGTAACATTGTAAGACTAAATTCAATTGTGGATTCGATGTTTCAAGGTGTTATTTCATTAGAATTGAAGAATGAGTAAACATTGAACCCAAatgcaacttctcaaatgttattactatatcttttttttttttgtaattataattataacatgtaacgtaagctaaaattttaaaaaaataagttgaaaaagttatctattttaaaaataagttaaaacactattttggtATGGGAGGAGTTGCACCGGCAACTCTTGAACATTGTTCCTTTAGCATCGGAGGAAAAAACGAAATGAATGAAATTTTCGGTATGCAATTATCGGCGTCCAAAAATGCTTTGCAACAAGCCGGACCTAAATTATCGAACTTTCCAGTGaaaatggattgagaaatctctgcaatgtatccaggaatatccatcacggatgagaaacattttgttatatcaggtAATCCAGGAATCAGTTGGAACGGAAACGGAAAAGGAAGTTGAGCCGGAAACTGAGACAATTGAgcatttacagaaactatgatacatagaaccgctagaagtgaaaacacatttttgatagacataatgagaaattgagtaaaaagtcTTAGTATAGCAACAATATGCttaatgctttgtttgtttttgattgatgaataacaataaaatccttgcttatttatatggattgaaatgtgaaactgtcatattaattttttttaagttaacatctttgaatactttaattaggtatttgattagccgttttagaaatttaatatagttGAAACTCCATGTGTGAAACACGTaacattaactaagaaatattgactacaaagagaaaataaaagtaaaatggcttcacataattaatcaatcatcggtttatatctccaaatttaaacaaataaatcgatttataatatttttttcgtgaaattatttgaatcaatctaaaggtttggtttgtaaaacttctatacaatgaggttctccatgacttgttaacactaaacttagaggagaagagtttCTGGATAGCGGGTTAAACGGTTGGGAAGAGCAGTTCGGATCTggcatgaaaacaatgaacataatccaatatatgtgccaaatatctacataaagttgggctttcaaaattgttaactcacGTGATCATGACATgtgtcaaatttattagtgaaatatccacccttatcaaatcaaattttgttatttttagggttttgtgcaaaataaaaccctctaactcatctatttttgcatctttattctccacctccaaaaaatgcataattatccgatgaagtctaaaataatacgcaatgtAACCCCTTTTCGTCATTTTTCTACgacaatattttgtaagatattgatatttaatatgtttaatcgAAGCCTTCTCGACGAAAAGTTCAAATCGACCttcgaaatattaaaaatctaatctatgggagtgtaaaaaagtttacaatatacgtataagggtcatattgcgtattattttagacttcataagattaatatgtgtttgttagagatatagggtaaaattgcaaaactagatgagttagatgggtgttttgcacaaaaccctatatttttaaaaaacaaaatatagaaaaatttcataaccctatcggatatatacacaagtaaaaaaaatagttcatatatacaatttttttatttactatattaaaatattgaacaaattctattaaaaatcgtttatatattcaaaacagaagtaaaagttccctattttgttttagaaaaatattaatacgtgatttaatattttctaattttgtaacttaaatatgtctctctttttatttcttaatattatttcatttcatttttttctcaattacagAGTTCTATTCGTTTACCACAAAATTCAATGAGAGGCTCTGTCTGGTGCGTCTTTTATAgatgttgtatgttttccttgtcttatctttcttttatactttgagaaatcccgtattatatataattagtaaaggcATGGTATATagaatgtatataattgaaatattcttttgaaaaatactgattactatttagaatttttatatcatcacaacATTTCTCACACCAGCATATTTAGACGagtcttatctaataaaattataaaccactctcagattttgtgttatgacatattttaaagatttattgAAACAATTTGAAGGTCTGTAACATTGTAAGACTAAATTGAATTATGGACTCGATGTTTCAAGGTGTTATTCATTAGAATTGAAGAATGTATAAACATGGAACCCAAatgcaacttctcaaatgttattactatatcttcttctttttttaattattattataacatgtaacgtaagctaaaattttaaaaaaataatttgaaaaagttatctattttaaaaataagataaaacactattttggtATGGGAGGAGTTGCACCGGCAACTCTTGAACATTGTTCCTTTAGCATCGGTGGAATGAATGGAATTTTCGGTATGCAATTATCGGCGTCCAGAAATGTTTTGCAACAAGTCGGACCTAAATTACCGAACTTTCCAGTGaaaatggattgagaaatctctgcaatgcatccaggaatatccatcacggatgagaaacattttgttatatcaggtAATCCAGGAATCAGTTGGAAcggaaacagaaaaggaagcTGAGCCGGAAACTGAGGCAATTGAgcatttacagaaactatgatacatagaaccgctagaagtgaaaacacatttttgatagacctaatgagaaattgagtaaaaagtcTTAGTATAGCAACAATATGCttaatgctttgtttgtttttgattgatgaataacaataaaatccttgcttatttatatggattgaaatgtgaaactgtcatattaattttttttaagttaacatctttgaatacgttaattaggtatttgattagccgttttagaaatttaatatagttGAAACTCCATGTGTGAAACACGTAACATTACCTAAGAAATATtgactacaaagagaaaataaaagtaaaatggcttcacataattaatcaatcatcggtttatatctccaaatttaaacaaataaatcgatttataatattttcttcgtgaaattatttgaatcaatctaaaggtttggtttgtaaaacttctatacaatgaggttctccatgacttgttaacactaaacttagaggagaagagtttCTGGATAGCGGGTTAAACGGTTGGGAAGAGAAGTTCGGATCTggcatgaaaacaatgaacataatccaatatatgtgccaaatatctacataaagttgggctttcaaaattgttaactcacGTGATCATGACATgtgtcaaatttattagtgaaatatccacccttatcaaatcaaattttgttatttttagggttttgtgcaaaataaaaccctctaactcatctatttttgcatctttattctccacctccaaaaaatgcataattatccgatgaagtctaaaataatacgcaatgtAACCCCTTTTCGTCATTTTTCTACgacaatattttgtaagatattgatatttaatatgtttaatcgAAGCCTTCTCGACGAAAAGTTCAAATCGACCttcgaaatattaaaaatctaatctatgggagtgtaaaaaagtttacaatatacgtataagggtcatattgcgtattattttagacttcataagattaatatgtgtttgttagagatatagggtaaaattgcaaaactagatgagttagatgggtgttttgcacaaaaccctatattttttaaaaacaaaatatagaaaaatttcataaccccatcggatatatacacaagtaaaaaaaatagttcatatatacaaattttttatttagtatattaaaatattgaacaaattctattaaaaatcgtttatatattcaaaacagaagtaaaagttccctattttgttttagaaaaatattaatacgtgatttaatattttctaattttgtaacttaaatatgtctctctttttatttcttaatattatttcatttcatttttttctcaattacagAGTTCTATTCGTTTACCACAAAATTCAGTGAGAGGCTCTGTCTGGTGCGTCTTTTATAgatgttgtatgttttccttgtcttatctttcttttatactttgagaaatcccgtattatatataattagtaaaggcATGGTATATagaatgtatataattgaaatattcttttgaaaaatactgattactatttagaatttttatatcatcacaacATTTCTCACACCAGCATATTTAGACGagtcttatctaataaaattataaaccactctcagattttgtgttatgacatattttaaagatttattgAAACAATTTGAAGGTCTGTAACATTGTAAGACTAAATTGAATTATGGACTCGATGTTTCAAGGTGTTATTCATTAGAATTGAAGAATGTATAAACATGGAACCCAAatgcaacttctcaaatgttattactatatcttcttctttttttaattattattataacatgtaacgtaagctaaaattttaaaaaaataatttgaaaaagttatctattttaaaaataagataaaacactattttggtATGGGAGGAGTTGCACCGGCAACTCTTGAACATTGTTCCTTTAGCATCGGTGGAATGAATGGAATTTTCGGTATGCAATTATCGGCGTCCAGAAATGCTTTGCAACAAGTCGGACCTAAATTACCGAACTTTCCAGTGaaaatggattgagaaatctctgcaatgcatccaggaatatccatcacggatgagaaacattttgttatatcaggtAATCCAGGAATCAGTTGGAAcggaaacagaaaaggaagcTGAGCCGGAAACTGAGGCAATTGAgcatttacagaaactatgatacatagaaccgctagaagtgaaaacacatttttgatagacataatgagaaattgagtaaaaagtcTTAGTATAGCAACAATATGCttaatgctttgtttgtttttgattgatgaataacaataaaatccttgcttatttatatggattgaaatgtgaaactgtcatattaattttttttaagttaacatctttgaatacgttaattaggtatttgattagccgttttagaaatttaatatagttGAAACTCCATGTGTGAAACACGTaacattaactaagaaatattgactacaaagagaaaataaaagtaaaatggcttcacataattaatcaatcatcggtttatatctccaaatttaaacaaataaatcgatttataatattttcttcgtgaaattatttgaatcaatctaaaggtttggtttgtaaaacttctatacaatgaggttctccatgacttgt includes:
- a CDS encoding ECA1 gametogenesis related family protein (ECA1 gametogenesis related family protein; LOCATED IN: endomembrane system; BEST Arabidopsis thaliana protein match is: ECA1 gametogenesis related family protein (TAIR:AT5G36340.1); Has 127 Blast hits to 119 proteins in 5 species: Archae - 0; Bacteria - 0; Metazoa - 0; Fungi - 0; Plants - 127; Viruses - 0; Other Eukaryotes - 0 (source: NCBI BLink).), with product MSIKNVFSLLAVLCIIVSVNAQLPQFPAQLPFLFPFQLIPGLPDITKCFSSVMDIPGCIAEISQSIFTGKFGNLGPTCCKAFLDADNCIPKIPFIPPMLKEQCSRVAGATPPIPK
- a CDS encoding ECA1 gametogenesis related family protein (ECA1 gametogenesis related family protein; LOCATED IN: endomembrane system; BEST Arabidopsis thaliana protein match is: ECA1 gametogenesis related family protein (TAIR:AT5G36370.1); Has 124 Blast hits to 116 proteins in 4 species: Archae - 0; Bacteria - 0; Metazoa - 0; Fungi - 0; Plants - 124; Viruses - 0; Other Eukaryotes - 0 (source: NCBI BLink).), producing MSIKNVFSLLAVLCIIVSVNAQLSQFPAQLPFPFPFQLIPGLPDITKCFSSVMDIPGYIAEISQSIFTGKFDNLGPACCKAFLDADNCIPKISFISFFPPMLKEQCSRVAGATPPIPK
- a CDS encoding ECA1 gametogenesis related family protein (ECA1 gametogenesis related family protein; LOCATED IN: endomembrane system; BEST Arabidopsis thaliana protein match is: ECA1 gametogenesis related family protein (TAIR:AT5G36310.1); Has 126 Blast hits to 118 proteins in 4 species: Archae - 0; Bacteria - 0; Metazoa - 0; Fungi - 0; Plants - 126; Viruses - 0; Other Eukaryotes - 0 (source: NCBI BLink).), translated to MTKRGYIASIKNVFSLLAVLCIIVSVNAQLPQFPAQLPFLFPFQLIPGLPDITKCFSSVMDIPGCIAEISQSIFTGKFGNLGPTCCKTFLDADNCIPKIPFIPPMLKEQCSRVAGATPPIPK
- a CDS encoding ECA1 gametogenesis related family protein (ECA1 gametogenesis related family protein; LOCATED IN: endomembrane system; BEST Arabidopsis thaliana protein match is: ECA1 gametogenesis related family protein (TAIR:AT5G36310.1); Has 127 Blast hits to 119 proteins in 5 species: Archae - 0; Bacteria - 0; Metazoa - 0; Fungi - 0; Plants - 127; Viruses - 0; Other Eukaryotes - 0 (source: NCBI BLink).) codes for the protein MSIKNVFSLLAVLCIIVSVNAQLPQFPAQLPFLFPFQLIPGLPDITKCFSSVMDIPGCIAEISQSIFTGKFGNLGPTCCKAFLDADNCIPKIPFIPPMLKEQCSRVAGATPPIPK